The following coding sequences lie in one Chryseobacterium arthrosphaerae genomic window:
- a CDS encoding DUF5686 family protein, whose product MMLNNNSKKHYFLFFLLILTGSIYAQNRVSGKIVDEKTNKELSNVDIFINNNSVPSLTTTSGSFSVQSDSIIHQLKFSRKSYTSQTLDITPENAENIFVQLSQAKVSNIEEVVLKAGKTKYKNKKENPAYAIMQKVWGHKRNNGLEKFDTYSFKEYEKTQFDLNNLDSTFMKKKIFKKLDFIFDYADSTASGRLGLPIFLNEAVYENYGKNKPDKDSKRTLVAQKTSGFQDNQVITVSAKNLYRDINIYDNTLNYFDIGFQSPVGSDGFSTYDYDLVDTISIRGEKAFQIRYQPKRKDVLAFQGNLYIDTDTYAVLGATLKSTQKINVNFVNSVYTQLEYDNPDETTFLPKKLVTEFEMSPFSKKKGSKSIIAKRSVDYSDYQFNKPLDPKVFKRTEEEYEDKFTNKDDAYWTKARPDTLSKAEQGVYNMLDQLQQTPKFNRMVKLFETLGSRYYNAFKGIDIGPIFSIYGRNEVEGDRIRLGARTYFGLNDTWRAQFYTAYGFKDQQIKYGVEARYMFNKLNRFMIGAGTSRDIVQLGGQLTSGDGVTPQSSSTSTFFARGENISLSSVNKTSVFAAIEPWKNFQIRVDGVMQSIKSAIPEKFNLMYYQDGNLRKTVNDSHVTISLIAKPGAKFSQTGIDRYQARNLAPTIVLRYTRGIEGLFNADFNYDKLQFMLYKPFLIGSLGKLVVNFEAGKNFNTVPLALQNIIPANLSYGLVPNTFSQLNYYEFVADTYTTLHLEHHFNGKILSYIPLIKKLKLREVAFIRGAYGTLSDASKAINVEGFKYSAPSEQIYFEYGFGIENIGIGNLRIFRVDFNWRGNYLDRPDISKFGIKAGFQVGF is encoded by the coding sequence ATGATGTTAAACAATAACTCCAAAAAACACTATTTTTTATTTTTTCTCCTGATACTTACCGGTTCGATCTATGCTCAAAACCGTGTCAGCGGTAAGATTGTCGATGAAAAAACAAATAAGGAACTCAGCAATGTTGATATTTTCATCAACAATAATTCTGTTCCTTCCCTTACCACAACATCCGGCAGCTTTAGTGTTCAGTCGGACAGCATTATTCATCAGCTAAAATTTTCCAGAAAAAGCTATACTAGCCAAACGTTAGATATCACTCCTGAAAATGCTGAGAATATTTTCGTTCAGCTCTCACAGGCCAAAGTGAGCAATATTGAAGAAGTAGTTCTGAAAGCCGGAAAAACCAAATACAAGAATAAAAAAGAAAATCCCGCTTATGCCATCATGCAAAAAGTATGGGGGCACAAAAGGAATAACGGACTGGAAAAGTTCGATACCTACTCTTTTAAGGAGTATGAGAAGACCCAATTCGATCTCAACAATCTGGACAGTACTTTCATGAAGAAAAAAATCTTCAAAAAGCTTGATTTTATCTTTGATTATGCCGATTCTACTGCCAGCGGCAGACTGGGACTTCCCATTTTCCTGAACGAGGCCGTTTATGAAAATTACGGTAAAAACAAACCTGACAAGGACAGCAAAAGAACATTGGTAGCCCAAAAAACCTCCGGATTTCAGGACAATCAGGTCATCACGGTTTCTGCGAAAAACCTGTACAGGGACATCAATATTTACGACAACACCCTTAATTATTTTGACATAGGGTTTCAGAGCCCTGTAGGATCTGACGGGTTCAGTACTTATGACTATGATCTGGTAGATACCATTTCTATTCGTGGCGAAAAAGCTTTCCAAATAAGGTATCAGCCTAAAAGAAAAGATGTTCTTGCTTTCCAGGGAAATCTTTATATTGATACCGACACGTATGCGGTTTTAGGGGCAACCCTGAAATCTACTCAGAAGATTAATGTCAACTTCGTCAACAGTGTATATACGCAGCTGGAATATGATAATCCGGATGAAACAACATTTCTTCCCAAAAAACTTGTAACTGAGTTTGAAATGAGCCCTTTTTCAAAAAAGAAAGGCTCTAAAAGCATTATAGCAAAGCGATCGGTAGATTACTCCGATTATCAGTTCAACAAGCCTCTTGATCCTAAAGTATTCAAACGAACGGAAGAAGAATACGAAGATAAGTTTACCAATAAAGATGACGCTTACTGGACAAAAGCCAGACCTGATACACTGTCCAAAGCTGAACAAGGTGTCTATAATATGCTGGATCAGCTTCAGCAGACCCCGAAATTCAACCGTATGGTCAAATTGTTTGAAACACTCGGCTCCCGCTATTATAATGCCTTCAAAGGAATAGATATCGGCCCTATATTTTCAATTTACGGAAGAAATGAAGTGGAAGGCGACAGAATAAGATTAGGGGCAAGAACGTATTTCGGATTGAATGATACCTGGAGAGCCCAATTTTATACGGCCTATGGTTTCAAAGATCAACAGATTAAATATGGAGTTGAGGCAAGATATATGTTCAATAAGCTTAACCGCTTTATGATTGGGGCAGGAACCAGCAGAGATATTGTTCAGCTTGGAGGCCAGCTTACCTCCGGTGATGGAGTTACCCCACAATCTTCATCTACCAGCACCTTTTTTGCAAGAGGAGAAAACATATCATTAAGTTCTGTAAACAAAACAAGTGTTTTTGCAGCTATTGAGCCCTGGAAAAACTTCCAGATAAGGGTAGATGGAGTGATGCAGAGTATAAAATCCGCTATTCCTGAGAAATTCAACCTTATGTATTATCAGGACGGAAACCTGAGAAAGACCGTAAATGACTCCCATGTTACCATCAGTTTAATTGCAAAACCGGGAGCAAAATTCTCACAGACGGGGATTGACCGCTATCAGGCAAGAAATCTTGCACCAACCATTGTTTTAAGATATACCAGAGGAATTGAAGGACTCTTTAATGCTGACTTCAACTATGACAAACTGCAGTTTATGCTGTACAAACCGTTCCTGATCGGAAGTCTTGGAAAATTGGTCGTTAATTTTGAAGCAGGGAAAAATTTCAATACCGTACCTTTGGCATTACAGAATATTATTCCGGCCAATTTATCATATGGTCTGGTTCCTAATACTTTTTCCCAGCTTAATTACTATGAATTTGTTGCTGATACCTACACCACTCTTCATCTGGAACACCATTTCAATGGAAAGATCCTTTCTTACATCCCTTTAATTAAGAAACTGAAACTTAGAGAGGTAGCATTTATAAGAGGTGCTTACGGAACTTTAAGCGATGCTTCCAAAGCAATCAACGTAGAAGGGTTCAAGTATTCTGCACCAAGTGAACAGATCTATTTTGAATACGGATTTGGTATTGAAAATATAGGAATCGGGAATCTTAGAATTTTCAGGGTCGACTTCAACTGGAGAGGAAATTACCTGGACAGACCTGATATCTCAAAATTTGGTATTAAAGCCGGTTTCCAGGTAGGATTTTAA
- a CDS encoding phosphotransferase codes for MTRKFPTINSTLSPDQLSKLIQQKYSLSDKAQCSIFRLAMNHLYIVQDGEQKYVFRVYTHNWRTKSEIEEELKLLLHLKENGNQVAYPIADQSDGYLQEIEAAEGTRFGVLFSYAKGTKTAKFTAQTSFLIGQTLAKMHQSAENFELKRISYNAQNLLSDPVLRIKRFFNENNSEVEFLEQLSAFLILKMNEIDPQKMRTGSVHLDVWFDNLHIDNEKDVTFFDFDFCGNGYLSFDISYFLFQLLATNLNEGDYRAKADSFLKGYETVTEINDEEKRFLPFACLTIMIYYISVQCDRFEYWTNIFLNEDHLKRMVGNLKRWIAYNKIEITVNG; via the coding sequence ATGACCAGAAAATTTCCAACTATAAACAGTACGCTTTCACCGGATCAGCTGAGTAAACTTATTCAACAAAAATATAGTCTAAGCGACAAAGCCCAATGCAGCATTTTCCGGCTTGCAATGAACCATTTGTACATTGTTCAGGATGGCGAACAGAAATATGTTTTTCGGGTATATACACATAACTGGAGAACAAAATCAGAAATTGAAGAAGAATTAAAATTATTACTTCATTTAAAAGAAAACGGGAACCAGGTTGCCTATCCGATTGCTGACCAGTCAGACGGATACCTACAAGAAATTGAAGCAGCGGAAGGAACAAGATTTGGCGTCTTATTTTCATACGCAAAAGGAACAAAAACTGCAAAATTTACAGCCCAGACAAGTTTTTTAATTGGTCAGACATTAGCAAAAATGCATCAATCTGCAGAAAATTTTGAACTTAAGAGAATCTCTTATAATGCTCAGAACTTACTCTCTGACCCTGTTTTAAGAATAAAAAGATTCTTTAATGAAAATAACAGTGAAGTTGAGTTTTTAGAACAGCTATCTGCTTTTTTGATTTTGAAAATGAATGAAATTGATCCACAGAAAATGAGAACCGGAAGTGTGCATCTGGATGTTTGGTTTGACAATTTGCATATTGACAATGAAAAAGACGTAACGTTTTTCGATTTTGATTTTTGCGGTAACGGGTATTTATCTTTTGATATTTCTTATTTCCTGTTTCAGTTACTGGCAACAAATTTGAACGAAGGGGATTATCGGGCAAAGGCTGACAGCTTTTTAAAAGGTTATGAAACTGTAACAGAAATTAATGATGAGGAAAAAAGGTTTTTGCCATTTGCCTGTTTAACCATTATGATCTATTACATAAGTGTTCAGTGCGACAGATTTGAATACTGGACAAATATTTTCCTGAATGAAGATCATTTGAAAAGGATGGTCGGAAATTTAAAACGCTGGATTGCTTACAACAAAATTGAAATAACAGTGAACGGCTGA